A window from Symbiopectobacterium purcellii encodes these proteins:
- a CDS encoding energy transducer TonB: MSSIGVFLLPRRFYLGGSAASILFHITVVAIAVVWSTRVMQNQKGALPPVVSVQLGAYQLEKAPPQVVEGPKQVFSAPQPRQQQEQPDDPVLDPLPLVAQGTVEKRVNVREKPRPQKKEIQPEVRSEPAPQVEESAPATSAYSAGEATRSAANFTSAAQQAISGQVGWESLLHTHLAKFKRYPRAALRYRATGISHVSMVLNAQGQVIDAAIVTTSGNRILDNEALDIVKRAAPLPAPPPHALNGDGLVQVVAPISFYL; the protein is encoded by the coding sequence ATGAGCAGCATAGGCGTTTTTCTCCTTCCCCGACGTTTTTATCTTGGTGGTTCTGCCGCCAGTATTCTGTTTCACATAACCGTAGTGGCGATTGCTGTCGTCTGGTCAACGCGCGTGATGCAAAACCAGAAAGGTGCGTTACCGCCCGTGGTCAGCGTACAGTTAGGGGCCTACCAATTGGAAAAAGCGCCGCCTCAGGTGGTTGAAGGGCCCAAACAGGTTTTTTCCGCGCCGCAACCGCGCCAGCAGCAGGAACAACCTGACGATCCTGTGCTAGATCCCTTACCGCTAGTCGCGCAGGGGACAGTGGAAAAACGCGTTAACGTGCGCGAAAAACCGCGCCCACAGAAAAAAGAGATACAGCCTGAGGTGCGTAGTGAACCCGCTCCTCAGGTCGAGGAAAGCGCGCCTGCGACCTCGGCATACAGTGCCGGAGAAGCAACGCGCAGCGCCGCCAATTTCACCAGTGCGGCCCAGCAAGCGATCAGCGGACAAGTGGGCTGGGAAAGCCTGTTGCATACGCATTTAGCGAAATTTAAACGTTATCCTCGCGCCGCATTGCGCTATCGCGCAACGGGAATTAGCCATGTCAGCATGGTATTGAATGCACAAGGTCAGGTGATTGACGCCGCGATTGTCACGACGTCTGGCAACCGTATTCTGGATAATGAAGCGCTGGATATTGTTAAACGCGCTGCGCCGCTGCCAGCACCGCCGCCACATGCGCTAAACGGTGACGGCTTGGTGCAGGTGGTTGCACCAATTTCGTTTTATCTGTGA
- a CDS encoding FecR family protein — MLTLWHDAAELPRPALVSRPSPQRFSWGFRPLKHLAVGLLVLFALVLPYSQWPALLQESMTVATTDQPKTLQLADGSRIMLNRDSRLRIVYQHDQRLLWIEAGEAYFSVSPDPQRPFYVEIDGRQVKVVGTAFDIRKAGERVAVAVSQGVVAVTTALTAPQTLLHAGESATSYARGDRLTVSPVDRAAVGEWRFGQLSFDNQPLREVLATLKPYYAVNVTLSDAALGNLPLSGQVNLDDPTAFFNALPLLLPVNVVWQDKSNLLINNEKRK, encoded by the coding sequence ATGTTGACGCTCTGGCACGATGCCGCTGAACTCCCGCGCCCGGCGTTGGTTTCACGCCCCTCCCCCCAGCGTTTTTCCTGGGGATTTCGCCCATTGAAACATCTGGCTGTGGGTCTGTTGGTATTGTTCGCGTTGGTGTTGCCCTACAGCCAGTGGCCTGCCCTGCTGCAAGAGAGTATGACAGTGGCGACGACCGACCAGCCGAAAACCCTTCAGCTCGCTGACGGCAGTCGCATCATGCTGAATCGGGATTCACGCTTACGCATCGTCTACCAGCATGACCAGCGTCTGCTATGGATTGAGGCGGGCGAAGCCTACTTTAGTGTTAGCCCCGATCCGCAGCGCCCTTTTTACGTGGAGATCGACGGACGCCAGGTCAAAGTGGTCGGCACCGCTTTCGATATCCGCAAAGCGGGAGAGCGAGTAGCGGTTGCCGTCTCTCAAGGCGTGGTTGCTGTGACTACCGCACTCACTGCCCCTCAGACCTTACTGCATGCGGGTGAGAGTGCAACCAGCTATGCACGCGGCGATCGTCTCACAGTAAGTCCGGTTGATCGCGCCGCGGTGGGAGAGTGGCGCTTCGGCCAGCTCAGTTTTGATAATCAACCGTTGCGCGAGGTGCTTGCCACGCTGAAGCCCTATTATGCCGTGAATGTCACGCTGTCGGACGCCGCATTGGGCAACCTCCCCCTTTCCGGACAAGTCAATCTGGACGACCCAACCGCCTTTTTTAATGCATTACCCTTGCTGTTGCCTGTGAATGTGGTTTGGCAGGATAAGAGCAATTTATTGATAAACAATGAAAAGAGAAAATAA
- a CDS encoding acyl-CoA dehydratase activase, whose protein sequence is MQEILTLGVDIGSSASKCIIMRNGTEIVAQSLFAVGAGTSGPEKSIAEVLRQYGGARSDIRWICATGYGRNALKEANKEVSELSCHAKGAHYLFPGVRTVIDIGGQDVKALHMDGQGRLLNFVMNDKCAAGTGRFLDVMSLVLETRIDELAALGAQSQKRVTISSTCTVFSESEVISHLANNETIPDIINGIHKSVASRIAGLAKRVGIEQPVIMTGGVAKNFEVVRYVSQELGAPIKTSPLSQYNGAIGAAIYAFEACSALLASDAPLSGIHQ, encoded by the coding sequence ATGCAAGAGATTCTTACCTTGGGCGTGGATATCGGTTCGTCCGCCTCGAAATGCATCATCATGCGCAATGGAACAGAGATCGTCGCGCAATCCTTGTTTGCTGTCGGCGCGGGAACGTCTGGGCCGGAAAAATCAATAGCGGAAGTGCTGCGCCAGTACGGCGGAGCCCGTAGCGATATCCGCTGGATATGTGCCACCGGTTATGGGCGCAATGCCCTCAAGGAAGCCAACAAGGAGGTCAGCGAGCTCAGTTGTCATGCTAAAGGTGCCCATTATCTGTTTCCCGGTGTTAGGACGGTGATTGATATCGGTGGACAAGATGTCAAAGCCCTGCACATGGATGGGCAGGGTCGCCTGCTCAATTTTGTCATGAACGACAAGTGTGCTGCGGGTACTGGGCGTTTTCTTGATGTCATGTCGCTGGTGCTGGAGACCCGTATCGATGAACTCGCGGCGCTTGGGGCGCAGTCGCAAAAGCGGGTCACTATCAGCTCAACCTGCACGGTATTTTCTGAATCCGAAGTGATCTCGCATCTCGCCAATAACGAAACCATTCCAGACATCATCAATGGTATTCACAAATCCGTTGCCAGCCGTATTGCCGGGTTGGCAAAACGCGTCGGTATTGAACAACCGGTCATCATGACCGGCGGCGTAGCAAAGAATTTTGAAGTGGTTCGCTATGTCAGTCAGGAATTGGGTGCTCCCATCAAGACATCGCCATTATCACAATATAACGGGGCGATAGGAGCGGCTATTTATGCGTTTGAAGCGTGTAGCGCGTTACTCGCGAGCGACGCACCTCTTTCAGGAATACATCAATGA
- a CDS encoding helix-turn-helix domain-containing protein, translating into MKSIFTTQDIPDPERFGAFRDIVKGHFLSSYDCCITAPPAQSRFYANLAERRVLDLQFVQLESNSHSAASKPRPQGISQEGDFYIELQRFGTSRLSQDGRTAFLRQGDFCFFDMSRPVSWSFDDDYSLYKILIPRDKFSNRLGNTQNLTAKAIRSNSVIGALVYSFILKYVPFLDSIPPLHAQHLADILLNLIATSLSELSMAAPAQSMGQSTLFYIAQHYLEKHLSDPQLSVTACASACGISVRSLQKLFQEQGTSVNRWVHQQRLERYKTALTNPLMADKNITQLAYDCGFNDISNLSRRFKAEFMVTPSEYRKMHAVRRPHRATAIV; encoded by the coding sequence ATGAAAAGCATTTTTACAACGCAGGACATTCCTGACCCTGAGCGTTTCGGTGCGTTCCGGGATATCGTCAAGGGGCATTTTCTCTCCTCGTATGACTGCTGCATAACGGCGCCCCCGGCCCAATCGCGATTTTATGCCAATCTTGCCGAACGCCGGGTGCTCGATCTCCAATTTGTGCAACTGGAATCAAACAGCCACAGTGCGGCCAGCAAACCTCGCCCACAGGGAATAAGCCAGGAGGGGGATTTTTACATCGAACTGCAGCGCTTCGGCACCAGCCGGCTTTCGCAGGATGGCCGAACAGCATTTTTACGTCAGGGCGATTTTTGTTTTTTTGATATGTCGAGACCAGTATCCTGGTCTTTTGATGATGATTACTCGCTATACAAGATTCTGATCCCGAGAGACAAATTCTCCAATCGTCTGGGCAATACGCAGAACCTCACGGCCAAAGCCATACGCAGCAACAGCGTTATCGGCGCACTGGTGTACAGTTTTATTCTTAAATACGTGCCTTTTCTGGATTCAATCCCGCCGCTGCATGCGCAACACCTGGCAGATATTTTGCTGAATCTGATTGCCACCTCGCTGAGCGAGCTGAGTATGGCGGCACCGGCGCAGAGCATGGGACAATCAACCCTGTTTTACATCGCACAGCACTATTTGGAAAAGCACCTCTCTGACCCACAACTGAGCGTCACTGCGTGTGCCAGTGCCTGCGGCATTTCGGTACGCTCATTGCAAAAGCTGTTTCAGGAGCAGGGCACATCGGTAAACCGCTGGGTACATCAGCAGCGACTGGAACGCTACAAAACGGCGCTGACGAACCCGCTGATGGCGGATAAAAATATCACCCAACTCGCGTACGACTGCGGGTTTAACGACATATCCAACCTGAGTCGTCGGTTCAAGGCTGAGTTTATGGTGACACCCTCGGAATACCGCAAGATGCACGCAGTGAGACGGCCACACCGCGCCACTGCCATAGTCTAG
- a CDS encoding 2-hydroxyacyl-CoA dehydratase subunit D codes for MSNVTPQTPEPVPAKKKLQNIAAQAYQRAWDAKNRGEKIGWCASNFPQKIAETLDIPVVYPENQAAAIAAKGGGLRMCEHAESLGYSNDICAYARISLSYADIKHCEEMDMPQPDFLLCCNNICNCMIKWYENIAYELNIPLILIDIPFKNDYDTDDATVRYIKAQFDDAFTRLAEITGRPYSEQRFKDVCEISQRTGRAWLKAAEYCQYQPSPMNGFDLFNHMAVAVCARGRLEAAEAFEQLCEEMENNIQEKQSTYRGEEKYRVLFEGIACWPYLRATSTPLKEQGINVTATVYATAFGVIYQNSDEMMRAYSYVPNCVSVERAADMRINVGRQNHIDGAIIHVNRSCKLWSGIMPEIERRIRHELNIPTVTFDGDQADPRGFSEAQYVTRIEALTEIMAANKAAAHKGGL; via the coding sequence ATGAGCAATGTAACCCCTCAAACGCCGGAACCCGTTCCGGCAAAGAAAAAATTACAAAACATCGCGGCTCAAGCTTATCAACGGGCCTGGGATGCTAAAAACCGCGGTGAAAAAATCGGCTGGTGTGCCTCCAATTTCCCGCAGAAAATCGCGGAAACATTGGATATCCCGGTGGTCTATCCAGAAAATCAGGCGGCCGCTATCGCGGCGAAAGGGGGTGGCCTGCGCATGTGCGAACATGCTGAGAGCCTGGGCTATTCCAATGATATTTGTGCTTATGCCCGCATTAGCCTTTCCTACGCCGATATCAAGCACTGCGAAGAGATGGATATGCCGCAGCCGGATTTTCTGCTGTGCTGTAACAACATCTGTAATTGCATGATCAAGTGGTATGAAAATATTGCTTATGAATTGAATATCCCGCTGATCCTGATCGATATCCCGTTCAAAAATGACTATGACACCGATGACGCCACGGTACGCTATATCAAGGCGCAGTTTGACGATGCGTTTACGCGCCTGGCCGAAATCACCGGGCGCCCTTATTCAGAGCAGCGGTTCAAGGACGTGTGTGAAATTTCGCAACGCACTGGCCGCGCCTGGCTGAAAGCGGCGGAGTATTGCCAGTATCAACCTTCACCCATGAACGGTTTCGATCTGTTCAATCACATGGCGGTAGCGGTCTGCGCGCGTGGGCGGCTGGAAGCGGCAGAAGCCTTTGAGCAATTGTGTGAGGAGATGGAGAACAACATTCAGGAGAAGCAGTCCACCTACCGTGGTGAAGAGAAGTACCGCGTGTTGTTCGAAGGCATCGCTTGCTGGCCCTATTTGCGCGCTACGTCCACACCGTTGAAAGAGCAGGGCATCAACGTTACTGCCACAGTGTACGCTACGGCGTTTGGCGTGATTTACCAAAACAGCGATGAAATGATGCGCGCCTACTCCTACGTGCCTAACTGTGTCTCGGTGGAACGTGCGGCGGACATGCGCATTAACGTAGGCCGCCAGAACCACATTGACGGTGCGATCATTCACGTCAACCGCAGTTGTAAGCTGTGGAGTGGCATCATGCCAGAGATTGAGCGCCGCATTCGCCACGAACTGAACATCCCCACCGTCACGTTTGATGGCGATCAAGCCGATCCACGCGGTTTCTCCGAAGCGCAATACGTGACGCGTATCGAGGCATTGACGGAAATCATGGCTGCCAATAAAGCGGCTGCCCATAAAGGGGGTTTGTGA
- a CDS encoding AMP-binding protein yields the protein MNLLTTTVGECLNKAAMRNPSGVALITSQRGASLTWQELSDEVHQVARGLLASGLKKGDRLGLWSANSVEWIVCFLAAANIGVVVIGLNFQFQKREILNLLHLTHIDALCFSDGFRDNDFPAVVAELGQETSLARLRLTVALGNKTRPGSLSLAEIKTLGMALSPRDYQQAQAQVQSSDLLTLQLTSGSTAEPKRVMLSHHSVINNALFSAQRLGVTHVDTLCLAVPLFHCFGLSSGLLFALHQGCKIVLLDNYCAEAVLKAVERYRCTILHGVPTIFSRLMQHGAFAQYDVSSLDKGIVAGAYCSPRLISDITQRLGMRHLAVSYGQTETSPCCTQTLFNDPLLVKCFSVGKPLPFVEIKIIHTKTGAPCPTGVSGEICSRGFHVMQGYDDALEQTRAVLDGEGWLHTGDVGFMDAEGYLHYSYRLKEIIVRGGENISPREIEEAILDYPGVDIVKVFGIASEALGEEIVAALSIKSGYHITESALRNFLMPQLAHYKIPAQFHLLTQFPYTPCGKIDVQQLKLLTRVPEVGK from the coding sequence ATGAATCTATTAACGACCACCGTTGGTGAATGCTTAAATAAAGCCGCGATGCGCAATCCATCCGGGGTGGCATTGATTACCTCTCAACGTGGAGCGTCACTGACCTGGCAGGAATTAAGTGATGAGGTTCATCAGGTTGCTCGCGGATTACTCGCTTCCGGATTAAAAAAAGGTGATCGATTGGGGCTTTGGTCTGCAAACAGTGTTGAATGGATCGTCTGTTTTTTAGCTGCCGCTAACATCGGTGTGGTGGTGATTGGCCTTAATTTTCAGTTTCAGAAAAGGGAAATTCTCAATTTACTCCACTTAACCCACATTGATGCGCTGTGTTTCTCGGACGGTTTCAGGGATAACGATTTTCCTGCCGTTGTTGCTGAACTCGGCCAAGAGACATCATTGGCACGTTTACGCTTAACTGTCGCTCTGGGAAATAAAACCCGACCTGGCTCATTGTCACTGGCGGAGATAAAAACGCTCGGTATGGCGCTGTCGCCAAGGGATTATCAGCAGGCGCAGGCGCAGGTGCAAAGTAGCGATCTGCTGACATTGCAACTGACTTCCGGCAGCACCGCAGAACCGAAACGGGTGATGCTCAGTCATCATAGTGTGATTAATAATGCACTGTTCTCTGCCCAACGTTTGGGGGTGACACACGTGGATACGCTGTGTCTGGCGGTGCCGCTGTTTCATTGTTTTGGACTCTCTTCCGGGCTGTTGTTTGCGCTGCATCAGGGATGCAAAATTGTATTACTGGATAACTACTGCGCCGAGGCGGTACTGAAAGCCGTTGAGCGTTACCGTTGTACCATTTTGCACGGCGTTCCCACTATTTTTAGTCGCTTGATGCAGCATGGTGCCTTCGCACAATATGACGTTTCCAGCTTGGATAAAGGTATTGTGGCGGGAGCCTACTGCTCGCCACGCCTGATATCGGATATTACGCAGCGCCTTGGCATGCGGCATCTTGCCGTTTCTTATGGACAAACTGAGACCTCTCCCTGCTGTACCCAAACGCTGTTTAACGATCCGCTGTTGGTCAAATGTTTTTCGGTCGGTAAACCGCTGCCTTTTGTTGAAATAAAGATCATTCATACCAAAACCGGCGCGCCTTGCCCCACTGGCGTCTCGGGTGAAATCTGCTCGCGAGGATTTCACGTGATGCAGGGATATGACGATGCGTTGGAACAAACTCGCGCTGTTCTTGATGGTGAAGGATGGCTACATACCGGTGATGTCGGCTTTATGGATGCCGAAGGGTATTTACATTATTCCTACCGTCTGAAAGAGATCATTGTTCGTGGTGGCGAAAATATCAGTCCGCGAGAAATAGAAGAGGCTATTTTGGACTATCCGGGGGTTGATATCGTTAAGGTATTTGGCATTGCCTCTGAAGCACTGGGTGAGGAAATTGTTGCTGCGCTTAGCATCAAATCGGGTTATCACATCACGGAATCAGCGCTGCGTAACTTTTTAATGCCACAGTTAGCGCATTACAAAATCCCGGCCCAATTTCATTTATTAACGCAGTTTCCCTATACCCCCTGTGGAAAAATTGATGTTCAACAACTCAAACTATTAACCCGAGTGCCAGAGGTTGGCAAATAA
- a CDS encoding CaiB/BaiF CoA transferase family protein produces MTKKKALAGVTVVELATFIAVPAAGRILADMGANVIKVESLDGDNIRYTAPTEGRPVNPHEDTTFDLENANKRGIALNTKTAAGQKILFELLEKADIFLTNWRPKARDRAGLDYKTLKQKFPHLVYACVTGYGDTGPDQDLPGFDYTAFYARGGILGSLYQKGTMPMNVIPGLGDHQCAMALASGVLAAYIHAKNTGEGEYVSTNLLHTSIYTQAIMIQAAQYKEHGQPYPIDRRTTTSPFILAYKTKDDRFIQICMPVYDAYYSKFMTCIGREDLAQDARYTHLQDVAKHKRSPEVYDIIWQQMAQKTVKEWREIFMANDIPFSVAQLWEEVLEDKQAWAIDTFYRMQYANGSEKALVRPPIRFLESGLPDYQRGPLLGEDTPTILQELGYSADEIAKLEASRDVSVWRE; encoded by the coding sequence ATGACGAAGAAAAAAGCATTAGCGGGTGTTACCGTGGTCGAGTTGGCGACATTTATCGCCGTGCCCGCCGCCGGACGTATTCTGGCGGACATGGGGGCTAACGTGATTAAAGTTGAATCCCTGGATGGGGATAATATACGCTACACTGCGCCGACGGAAGGGCGTCCCGTTAATCCACATGAAGATACTACGTTTGATTTAGAGAATGCCAATAAGCGCGGTATTGCGCTGAATACCAAAACGGCTGCCGGGCAAAAAATATTATTTGAATTGCTGGAAAAGGCTGACATTTTTCTGACTAACTGGCGGCCAAAAGCACGTGACCGTGCCGGGTTGGATTATAAAACGCTGAAACAAAAATTCCCCCATCTGGTTTATGCCTGCGTCACCGGCTATGGCGATACCGGCCCGGATCAAGATTTGCCGGGGTTTGATTACACGGCGTTCTATGCGCGCGGCGGTATTTTGGGGTCGCTTTATCAGAAAGGCACAATGCCGATGAACGTCATCCCCGGCCTAGGCGATCACCAGTGTGCGATGGCGCTTGCCTCGGGCGTGTTGGCCGCCTATATCCATGCCAAAAATACCGGTGAAGGAGAATACGTTTCCACCAACTTGTTGCATACCTCGATCTACACCCAGGCTATCATGATTCAGGCAGCCCAGTACAAAGAGCATGGACAGCCTTACCCTATCGACCGCCGCACTACCACCAGCCCATTTATTTTGGCCTACAAGACCAAAGATGACCGCTTTATCCAGATTTGTATGCCGGTGTATGACGCCTATTACAGCAAGTTTATGACCTGTATTGGTCGTGAAGATCTGGCGCAGGACGCACGCTACACCCATCTGCAAGACGTCGCCAAACACAAACGCTCTCCCGAAGTTTACGACATCATCTGGCAGCAGATGGCACAGAAAACCGTCAAAGAGTGGCGCGAAATTTTTATGGCCAACGACATTCCTTTCAGCGTAGCGCAACTGTGGGAAGAAGTGTTGGAAGATAAGCAGGCCTGGGCCATCGACACCTTCTATCGCATGCAGTACGCCAACGGCAGTGAAAAAGCGCTGGTGCGTCCGCCTATCCGTTTTCTGGAAAGCGGTCTGCCGGACTACCAACGTGGTCCACTGCTGGGTGAGGACACGCCCACCATCTTGCAGGAACTCGGTTACAGCGCGGATGAGATTGCCAAACTGGAAGCCAGCAGGGATGTCAGCGTCTGGCGGGAATAG
- a CDS encoding ABC transporter ATP-binding protein/permease, with amino-acid sequence MTTIIQFIYLVKPFWGSRGSLFCWFLLLLSLVLTLSSVWFNLQMNQWNGNFYNALQQLDGQHIYVLLRRFVVLVTGLILVIVLGDYFQQKLLMRWRERMTAHITQRWLSDHSRHYRLKLAAQEPDNPDQRIAEDIRLLVESTLKLLVSFLHATLTLISFTAILWQLSGSLSLSLGGSIWHIPGYMFWACILYTLLGMALTQWIGSPLRHLNMERQRHEANYRAALLIRRQHSDAIAGQRGESSERHTLMQHFIHVMSNWNQLIRYERNLSFFTVGYQQVTALAPILFALPKFLAGEIMLGGLMQLRQAFASVATSLSWFVFAYKEIAAWQATVARLYHFVVLLDGEETPSAPTTEGVTRLRAQLTVMTPDKTPLLTSVALNVQAGELLLLTGPSGLGKSTLLRTLSGHWPYYTGSVHQATDTCWIPQSSYLPPGRLDTLLAYPRSSQAFNAEQYRAALNLVGLMPLSDRLAKNIDWTQQLSGGEQQRVLFARLLLNQPKLLLLDETTSALDETSARTLLRQLKQHLPDSAIVLVSHQTFLREDADRVIDLTGYAPAVAHLPLAQGTLHAS; translated from the coding sequence ATGACAACCATCATACAGTTCATTTATTTGGTCAAACCTTTCTGGGGGAGCCGCGGCTCCCTGTTTTGCTGGTTTCTGTTGCTGCTTTCGTTGGTCTTAACGCTCTCCTCCGTGTGGTTCAACCTACAAATGAACCAATGGAACGGCAACTTTTATAACGCGTTGCAACAGTTGGATGGGCAGCACATTTATGTGCTGCTGCGCCGCTTCGTGGTGCTGGTCACCGGGCTGATTTTGGTTATCGTGCTTGGCGACTATTTTCAGCAGAAATTGCTGATGCGCTGGCGCGAACGGATGACTGCCCATATCACCCAGCGCTGGCTGTCTGACCACAGCCGTCACTATCGGCTTAAGCTGGCCGCGCAAGAGCCAGATAACCCCGATCAGCGTATTGCGGAAGATATTCGCCTGCTGGTGGAGTCGACGCTGAAGCTGCTGGTGTCTTTCCTGCATGCCACGCTGACGTTGATTTCGTTCACCGCCATTCTGTGGCAGCTTTCCGGCAGCCTCTCCCTCTCGTTGGGCGGCAGCATTTGGCACATTCCTGGGTACATGTTCTGGGCCTGTATTCTCTACACCTTGCTGGGAATGGCACTGACGCAGTGGATCGGTTCACCGCTGCGTCACCTGAACATGGAGCGGCAGCGCCATGAAGCCAACTACCGTGCCGCGCTGCTTATCCGCCGCCAACACAGCGATGCGATTGCCGGACAACGGGGGGAGAGCAGTGAACGCCACACGTTGATGCAGCATTTCATCCATGTGATGAGCAACTGGAACCAACTGATTCGTTACGAACGTAACCTGTCATTTTTTACCGTTGGCTATCAGCAGGTAACCGCACTGGCCCCCATCTTATTCGCGCTGCCGAAATTTCTGGCGGGTGAAATCATGCTTGGTGGGTTGATGCAATTGCGTCAGGCGTTCGCCAGCGTCGCCACATCGCTGAGTTGGTTCGTGTTTGCCTATAAAGAGATTGCCGCCTGGCAAGCCACGGTTGCGCGACTTTACCACTTCGTCGTGTTATTGGACGGCGAAGAGACACCATCAGCCCCCACGACTGAGGGCGTGACACGCTTACGTGCGCAGCTCACGGTGATGACGCCGGACAAAACGCCGTTGCTGACCAGCGTTGCACTTAACGTGCAAGCCGGCGAATTGCTGCTGCTCACCGGGCCGTCAGGTCTGGGGAAATCCACACTGTTACGTACGCTCAGTGGCCATTGGCCCTACTACACCGGCAGCGTGCACCAAGCTACTGATACCTGCTGGATCCCTCAGAGCAGCTATCTGCCTCCCGGCCGTTTGGATACGCTGCTTGCCTATCCCCGTTCGAGCCAGGCGTTCAATGCGGAGCAATACCGCGCTGCACTCAACCTTGTCGGGTTGATGCCGCTATCCGACCGATTGGCAAAAAATATCGACTGGACACAGCAACTCTCTGGCGGTGAGCAACAGCGCGTGCTGTTCGCCCGACTGCTGTTGAACCAACCGAAATTACTGCTGCTGGATGAGACCACTTCGGCACTGGATGAAACCAGCGCACGCACGCTGCTGCGCCAGCTTAAACAACACCTGCCAGACAGCGCCATCGTGCTGGTGAGTCACCAAACGTTTTTACGGGAAGACGCCGATCGCGTTATCGATTTAACCGGATACGCCCCTGCGGTAGCGCATCTCCCGTTAGCACAAGGAACGCTTCATGCGTCATAA